The DNA segment AGCCTTTCAGTTATTCGGTTCTTTTGCCCCTGATGCCAAGGAAATTGATGAACTGGAGTTTTACCAGATGCTGGAAAAAGGAGATATCGATAAGCTTACCACGATCACTAATAAGAACCTTATCCGGATCACCCTCACCAAGGGAGGTTATCAGAAATACAAAGACCAGCTATCTAAAAAATGGCCGGGTGTATCTGAAAAAGGCCCCCACTTTGAGTTCCGTGTTATCAAGGCCGAAGAATTCAAGAAAGAGCTGAATGAATGGTATAAAGCCCATCCGGAAGTAAAAGAAGTGCCCAATAAGCCCGCCCAGGAAGGAGAATGGTTCACTTCCATTATCCAGTTCCTGCTCCCGCTGGTAGTAATTATCCTCATCTGGGTAATGCTCATGCGCAAGATGGGTGGTGGTGCAGGCGGCGGCAGTGGCCCCGGCGGCATCTTCAACATCGGTAAGTCAAGAGCTACTTTGTTCGATAAAGGCACCAAGGTGAACATCACTTTCTCCGATGTGGCCGGCCTCGATGAAGCCAAGGTAGAGGTGATGGAGATCGTAGACTTCTTAAAGAATCCCAAGAAATATACCGCGCTGGGTGGTAAAATACCCAAGGGCGCCCTGCTGGTAGGCCCTCCGGGTACCGGTAAAACCCTGCTGGCCAAAGCCATGGCCGGTGAAGCGCAGGTTCCTTTCTTCTCTATGAGTGGTTCCGATTTCGTGGAGCTCTTTGTAGGGGTAGGCGCCAGCCGGGTAAGAGACCTCTTCAAGCAGGCCCGTGAAAAAGCGCCCTGTATCATTTTCATTGATGAAATTGACGCCATTGGCCGCGCCCGTGGTAAAAATGCCATCATGAGCAATGACGAGCGCGAGAGCACCCTCAACCAGTTGCTGGTGGAAATGGATGGTTTTAGCGGCGAGAGCGGCATCATTGTACTGGCTGCCACCAATCGTCCGGATGTATTGGACTCTGCGCTGTTACGTCCCGGCCGTTTCGACCGCCAGATCTCTATTGACAAGCCCGATCTGAAAGGCCGTGAGCACATTTTTAAAGTGCACCTGAAGCCAATCAAAATATCTGAAAAAGTAGATATTCATAAACTGGCAGAACAGACCCCCGGATTCGCGGGCGCTGATATTGCCAACATCTGTAATGAAGCTGCCCTGATCGCTGCCCGTAAAGGCAAACAATCTGTGGAAATGGAAGATTTCCAGGATGCGGTAGACAGGGTGATCGGTGGCCTGGAAAAGAAGAACAAGATCATTTCTCCCGATGAGAAAAGGATCATTGCCTACCACGAAGCCGGCCACGCTATTTGCGGATGGTACCTGGAACATGCGTATCCCCTGCTGAAAGTGACGATCGTACCGAGAGGAGTAGCAGCGCTGGGTTATGCACAATACACACCGAAAGAACAATACCTGTACAATACAGACCAGTTGACCGACCAGATCTGTATGACACTGGGTGGTCGCGCCAGCGAAGATATCTTCTTTGGCAAGATATCTACCGGTGCTCAGAATGATCTGCAACAGGTTACCCGCATTGCTTATTCCATGATTACCGTATACGGTATGAATGAAAAAGTAGGTAACGTAAGCTTTTACGACCCCGCGGCAGAGAACTCTTTCACGAAGCCTTATTCAGAAGAAACTTCACGTCTGATAGATGATGAAGTGAGAAAGCTGATTGAAGATGCTTACATAAAGACCAAAGAACTGCTGGTAGAAAAGAAAGGACAGGTAGAGAAACTGGCAGAAGCATTACTGGACAAAGAAGTATTGTTCCAGAGCGATGTGGAAGCATTGATCGGCAAACGTCCTTATGGTGAAAAGAAATTGCTGGATGTGGACGGTAATCCGGGTCACGGAGCAGAAGGAGGTACGATCAGTGAAGGCGTGCCGCCCTACGACAGCAATGTGACCAATCATCCTGCTACTTCATAATTATAACTAATGAACATTTCTCCTGCAAGAGAAAGTATTCTTAAGAAAATACGGAAGGCGTTGACACAATCAACGCCTCTTCCTTTTCCGCAAAGTGAAGGCAACAGTTCTGTATTCCAGCCCTCCCAACAGGAACTGGAAGTACAGTTTGCCGAACAGTTCTCCAAACTTCAGGGTAAGTTTGTTTTCTGCCTCAACCGGCAGGAGCTGGCTGCACAGTTGCAACAGGTAATTGCCCACAATAAATGGGATAAGATCTATTGCCGGGAAGATGTATTGAGAACAGACCTGGCAGCCAGCGGCTTTAACCAGTTTACCCATCCTGATGTAGCCAGTTGTGATGCCGCCATTACTTCCTGTGAATGGCTGATCGCCAGAACAGGCTCTATTGTCATGAGCGCCGGGCAACAAAGCGGTCGTACAGTAAGCGTTTATGCACCTGTACATATCTGCATTGCTTATGCCAGTCAGTTGGTGTATGAACTTAAAGATGGCCTGCAACAGGCAAAAGAAAAGTATGGCGCCAATCTTCCTTCCCTGATCACTTTTGCTACTGGTCCCAGCCGCACAGCCGATATTGAAAAAACGCTGGTGGTAGGCGTGCATGGTCCCAAAGAAGTGTACGTATTCCTGGTGGATCAGTAATCAATATCAGTAAGTAGTGTCAGGCTGAGTCCCTGAGTCCCGTGAAACGGGATAAACTTTGTCGAAGCTGTCTTCCGTATCTTTACAGATAACTGAAACACAAATGTCCACTGAAATATATCAACTCTTTGTATACGGCTCCCTGCTCAGCGGGTTTCACCATCCTGCCTACGCTTATATAAGCCGTTATTTTACACTGATCGGGCCTGCCAAAGTAAAAGGCAAACTGTTTGACATGGGTGAATACCCGGCAGCCGTTCCCGTGAATGAGGATGCCTGGATCAGCGGTGAATTGTACCAGTTGAACAATAAAGAAGAGTTTGACTGGGCTTTTTGTCAACTGGACGATTATGAAGGTATCTTTCCCGAAGCCGGTGAAACGTCTTTGTACAGAAGGGAACCAGTAAACGTAGTGGTGAATGACAGAGATACCCTTGCCTGGATCTATTGGTACAACCAGGATGTGGCGGGCAAGCCATTTATTGCCTCCGGCAGTGTACTGCAGTACCGTGATGAGAAAAGATCGTCAGGCTTCTTTTAATTACAACCTTACAGGTTTAGCTAATGAATATACCCGCTGGTAAAAAAGTATATTTTCTCTCCGATTTTCATCTTGGTGCGCCGGATGCGGCTGCCAGCTTAATACGGGAAAAACGTATTGTAACTTTTCTCGAAGAAATAAAGCAGGATGCTGCTGTTGTTTTTATCGTAGGGGATATGTTCGATTTCTGGTACGAATACCGGATGGTGGTACCCAAAGGCTATGTACGCCTGCTGGGTAAGCTGGCCGAGATCACGGATGCCGGTATACCGGTGCATTTCTTTGTGGGTAACCATGATATGTGGATGACCGATTATTTCCAGCAGGAACTGAACATCCCGGTCTATTTTGAGCCGAAGGAATTTGAGTTCAACGGGCAATCATTCCTGGTAGGGCATGGTGATGGCCTCGGGCCCGGCGACCATGGTTATAAGTTCATCAAGAAAGTATTCAGGAACCCGGTATGCCGTTGGCTGTTTGGTATCCTGCCGCCCTATATGGGAATGGGACTGGCCAATTACCTGAGCCGCCGCAGCAGAGCGATGACCGGGCAAACCGATGAAAAGTTCTTTGGCGAAGAAGGGGAGTGGCTCATTATTTACTGCAAGGAGGTATTGCAAAAGAAACATTATAAATACCTTATTTTCGGACACCGGCACCTGCCTATTGACTTTACACTAAACAATGATAGCCGGTATATCAACCTGGGCGACTGGATACGTTATTATACCTATGCGGTATTTGATGGAGCGCAGTTAACGATGCAGTCAAGATACCCCGAAGGGGAAAATAAGATCATCAGGGGCCAGGCTGCCAAATAAAATGTTCTTACGCATTACCATATTACTGTGCCTGTTGGGAGGCGGATACCTTACGGGTGTTGCGCAAAGCGCCCTGGTTCGTGGGGACACGAACCAGGGCGATACTTTTTTTATTCTCCAGCGAAAGATTGCCGGTGAGTTTACAGACTTCACGGTAGACAATCTGGGCAATATATATGTACTTAGTCAGGCAGGCCAATTGAAAAAGATGAGCCCTGCCGGTGATTCCATTGCTGTATTTAATAACGTACGGCAATATGGGAAGGTGCATTTTATAGATGTTACCAACCCTTTAAAGGTATTGCTGTACTTCAAGGATTTTGGTACGGTAGTAACGCTTGACAGGTTCCTGAATACCAGGTCTACACTGGATTTGCGCAAGCTGCAATTGTTCCAGGTGAAATCCATCGGCCAGGCGTATGACAACAATATCTGGGCATTTGATGAACTGGAAAGCAAGCTGAAAAGGGTAGGAGAAGATGGACGTATTATTGATCAGTCTACCGACTTCCGCCTGCTCTTTGACTCTGTTCCTTCACCGTCTTTTATAGTAGATCAGAACAAACAGTTATACCTCTACGATTCCTCCAAAGGTGTATACCTGTTTGATTATTATGGTGCCTTTAAGAACCGCATCCGGTTTACCGGCTGGACCGATTTCTCCGTTATTAATAATACTATTTTTGGAAGGGATGCTGGTATGTTATACCGGTATGAACCCGGCACGTTGAACCTGCAGCAATACCGCATACCGGCAACTATGCAGCAAGCCCGGAAGATAAAGATCATTCCCGGTAACTTATACCTGCTGCGCGATCACCAACTGGAAGTATATTCTTACCGTTGATTATTACTTTTAACAAGTCTTATCAAAGTAGCTGTTATAGTGCATGCCGATTTATTTAAATTTGCAGCATGGACAAATTTTTGGATGGAGTTTTTCTGGAGAATACGATCCGGAGTTATTTGCTGGTGAGCGGTTCTATACTGTTAGCTGTCCTGTTCAAGCGCTACCTTTCCCGCTATATTGCCGGCCTCCTGTACAGGATTGTGCACCGGTTGGCCCGTGGTGTTGATAAGAAATCGTTTGTGAACCTGGTGGTTTCGCCGCTGGAAACATTCCTGCTCCTGCTGGTAGTAATCATTTCCCTGGACAAGCTCAATTTCCCCAAACGGCTGAATGTAAATATTTACAAGATACACGTACATGACCTGATTGATGGTGTCGCGATCATTGTACTGATCCTCACTTTTATCTGGCTCCTGTTACGCATCATAGATTTTGTGGCTATGATCCTGCAACAGAAAGCAGATCTTACGCCCGACCAGACGGACAATCAACTGGTAGTTTTCTTCAAGGATTTCTTTAAGGCGCTGCTGGTGATCCTGGGCGTGCTGATGGTATTGAAACTGGCTTTTCGTTATCCCATTACCAACCTGATCACCGCATTAAGTATCGGTGGTGCGGCCATCGCACTGGCTACCCGGGAAAGCCTGGAAAACCTGATTGCCTCTTTTATTATCTTTTTTGATAAACCCTTTATGGTGGGCGACCTGGTTAAGGTGCAAACGATTACCGGTACCGTGGAAAAGATCGGTTTACGCAGTACCCGTATACGCACCGACCAGAAGACTTTTGTAACGATGCCCAATAAGCAGATGGTAGACAGTATTATGGATAACCTTACGCTACGTACGCAGCGGCGGGCCTTTGTACAACTGGAGCTGAGCAGTGATACCTCCCATGAAGCCATCAATCAGTTGATACTGCGTGTACAGCAGCTTTTTCAAGTGCGGAATAATGTAGTAGAAAATTATACTGTATTTCTGTCTGATATTGTTAAGGATACCTACCTGGTAAATGTAGAGTTCTTTACGGCTACCATCCCTGTTGCCGATTTCAATGCCCTCCGGCAGGAGATCAACCTGTTGCTGATTGGCTTGCTCAGAGATATGAACATTAAACTGGCTTCGAAAGAAGCAGGCGTGGTGATTACCAAAGAAGGATGAAAAACAGCTACGAGCTGTGGGCAACGAACTACGAGCCGGAATGCTGCTTTGCGGGTTTAGTTCGCAGCTCAAAGCTCGCGGCTTCTACAAAGACGCTTTTATCTCTAATAAGAACTCTTTTACCTTTTGCAGTGATTGTATCATTTCAAAGCTTTCCCGTCCCTGCTTATTCTTCTTCAGGAAGGCTTTGGCGCCTTCAATGGTGAGCTTGCGGCGGCGCAGCAGGTCATAGATCAGTTCCAGGTTTTTGATGTCTATAGGCCTGAAATGGCGGTCGCCCTTGCGGTTCTTACGCGGTTGAATGATATCAAACTCGTTTTCCCAAAAGCGGAGTAATGACTGGTTCACCCCAAACATTTCGGCTACTTCACCAATGGCATAATACTGCCGTTGGAAGAGTACCTCGTCCACGGGAATATTGACCAGGTCGGCTTCTGCATCCAGTGCTTTGAGGGATTTACGGCCACGCGTAGATTTTTTGACAACCGGCTTAGCCGTAGTGGTAACGGCCTTTTCGGCAGGCGGCTCTTCCTTAGGCGGCTCAACCACCGGCTTCAGGGACTTTACCCTTATGCCTACAGAGGCATTTTCCTGTGCCTGAGCTTCGGAAAAATCAAAGGTTATTTGGGAGAGGTTTTTTGAATCCATAGTTATTGAATGGGTAGCGGTTATTTCATAACAAATATCGTGCAGTAAAACTACGAAGGTTAAAAGAGGGTAAGAAACCTTGTTGAAAAGAGGTGTTAAAATAGTTATTTCAAGGCTTCAGAAACAAGGGTTTAAACGGTGAAAAAAGGTGCATAAAATGCCCCTCCAAAAGCGGCCGAAAGCCTTAATTTTCGTACATTTGCGGGAATCAACATTCTTAACTCACACAAGCATTTTCACAAGCATTTATGGCTACAGAAACCAATGAAATTCTTACCCCCGCTACCAATGGATATGGAGCAGATAGTATACAGGTCCTGGAGGGTTTGGAAGCGGTACGTAAGCGTCCTGCCATGTATATTGGCGATGTTGGCGAAAAGGGCCTTCACCACCTGGTATATGAGGTCGTAGACAACTCGATCGACGAGGCGCTTGCCGGATATTGTAAAAATATTGTTGTTACGATATACGAAGACAACTCTATTTCTGTAATAGATGATGGTCGTGGTATCCCTACCGGCATCAATACAAAGGAAAAGAAAAGTGCGCTGGAAATTGTAATGACAGTGTTACACGCCGGTGGTAAGTTTGATAAAGATACCTATAAGGTTTCCGGCGGTTTGCACGGTGTGGGTGTGAGTTGCGTAAACGCCCTGAGTACACTCCTGCAGGTAACTGTTCAACGGGAGGGTAAAATATTCGAGCAGGAGTACCGCATTGGTGTTCCCCAGTATCCGG comes from the Paraflavitalea devenefica genome and includes:
- a CDS encoding mechanosensitive ion channel family protein, yielding MDKFLDGVFLENTIRSYLLVSGSILLAVLFKRYLSRYIAGLLYRIVHRLARGVDKKSFVNLVVSPLETFLLLLVVIISLDKLNFPKRLNVNIYKIHVHDLIDGVAIIVLILTFIWLLLRIIDFVAMILQQKADLTPDQTDNQLVVFFKDFFKALLVILGVLMVLKLAFRYPITNLITALSIGGAAIALATRESLENLIASFIIFFDKPFMVGDLVKVQTITGTVEKIGLRSTRIRTDQKTFVTMPNKQMVDSIMDNLTLRTQRRAFVQLELSSDTSHEAINQLILRVQQLFQVRNNVVENYTVFLSDIVKDTYLVNVEFFTATIPVADFNALRQEINLLLIGLLRDMNIKLASKEAGVVITKEG
- a CDS encoding LutC/YkgG family protein, which gives rise to MNISPARESILKKIRKALTQSTPLPFPQSEGNSSVFQPSQQELEVQFAEQFSKLQGKFVFCLNRQELAAQLQQVIAHNKWDKIYCREDVLRTDLAASGFNQFTHPDVASCDAAITSCEWLIARTGSIVMSAGQQSGRTVSVYAPVHICIAYASQLVYELKDGLQQAKEKYGANLPSLITFATGPSRTADIEKTLVVGVHGPKEVYVFLVDQ
- a CDS encoding MerR family transcriptional regulator, with amino-acid sequence MDSKNLSQITFDFSEAQAQENASVGIRVKSLKPVVEPPKEEPPAEKAVTTTAKPVVKKSTRGRKSLKALDAEADLVNIPVDEVLFQRQYYAIGEVAEMFGVNQSLLRFWENEFDIIQPRKNRKGDRHFRPIDIKNLELIYDLLRRRKLTIEGAKAFLKKNKQGRESFEMIQSLQKVKEFLLEIKASL
- a CDS encoding UDP-2,3-diacylglucosamine diphosphatase, giving the protein MNIPAGKKVYFLSDFHLGAPDAAASLIREKRIVTFLEEIKQDAAVVFIVGDMFDFWYEYRMVVPKGYVRLLGKLAEITDAGIPVHFFVGNHDMWMTDYFQQELNIPVYFEPKEFEFNGQSFLVGHGDGLGPGDHGYKFIKKVFRNPVCRWLFGILPPYMGMGLANYLSRRSRAMTGQTDEKFFGEEGEWLIIYCKEVLQKKHYKYLIFGHRHLPIDFTLNNDSRYINLGDWIRYYTYAVFDGAQLTMQSRYPEGENKIIRGQAAK
- a CDS encoding gamma-glutamylcyclotransferase family protein, giving the protein MSTEIYQLFVYGSLLSGFHHPAYAYISRYFTLIGPAKVKGKLFDMGEYPAAVPVNEDAWISGELYQLNNKEEFDWAFCQLDDYEGIFPEAGETSLYRREPVNVVVNDRDTLAWIYWYNQDVAGKPFIASGSVLQYRDEKRSSGFF
- the ftsH gene encoding ATP-dependent zinc metalloprotease FtsH encodes the protein MSQDESRQNERGFPRLRPRGDDNGQRKGPKFNIYWVWAIIFAVLVAFQLFGSFAPDAKEIDELEFYQMLEKGDIDKLTTITNKNLIRITLTKGGYQKYKDQLSKKWPGVSEKGPHFEFRVIKAEEFKKELNEWYKAHPEVKEVPNKPAQEGEWFTSIIQFLLPLVVIILIWVMLMRKMGGGAGGGSGPGGIFNIGKSRATLFDKGTKVNITFSDVAGLDEAKVEVMEIVDFLKNPKKYTALGGKIPKGALLVGPPGTGKTLLAKAMAGEAQVPFFSMSGSDFVELFVGVGASRVRDLFKQAREKAPCIIFIDEIDAIGRARGKNAIMSNDERESTLNQLLVEMDGFSGESGIIVLAATNRPDVLDSALLRPGRFDRQISIDKPDLKGREHIFKVHLKPIKISEKVDIHKLAEQTPGFAGADIANICNEAALIAARKGKQSVEMEDFQDAVDRVIGGLEKKNKIISPDEKRIIAYHEAGHAICGWYLEHAYPLLKVTIVPRGVAALGYAQYTPKEQYLYNTDQLTDQICMTLGGRASEDIFFGKISTGAQNDLQQVTRIAYSMITVYGMNEKVGNVSFYDPAAENSFTKPYSEETSRLIDDEVRKLIEDAYIKTKELLVEKKGQVEKLAEALLDKEVLFQSDVEALIGKRPYGEKKLLDVDGNPGHGAEGGTISEGVPPYDSNVTNHPATS